Below is a window of Nyctibius grandis isolate bNycGra1 chromosome 12, bNycGra1.pri, whole genome shotgun sequence DNA.
CTTCATCCCTTGTGGAGTGGAGCAGGAATTGGGTCTTCCCAGGGTGAAGCAGCCGGAGCTGCACTTGTGCCTCTTCCTTTcatgcttttccttcccccttttccttccccttttccctttccccttccccttttccctccccttttcttccccctttttcttccccctttccccctccctttttccttcccccttttccttcccctttcaccttcccttttctcctttctccttccgctttctccttccccttttccttccccttttccttccccttttccttccccttttcccttttcccttttccctttccccttttcctttccccttttcctttcccttttccccttcccctttcccccttccccttcccccttccccttcccccttcccttttctccttctcctttctccttctcctttccccttccccttttcctcttcccctttcgTTTCCCCCTTtcgtttccccttttcctttcccctttccctttcccctttccctttccccttttcctttccccttttcctttccccttttcctttcccctttccctttccctttccccttccccttccccttccccttccccttccccttccccttccccttccccttcctttccccttcccctttcctccttcccctttcccctttccccttcccctttccctttccccttttccttccccttttccttccccttttccccttcccctctccccttccctcccaccgcagcaggagcagggcctCCAGCTTGCCCAGCCTTtccttttgtgggttttttcctccccgtTGCAGTCACAAATTAATCTTTGCCGTTGGGGGATAAAGCCGGGACAGATGGGCCGGGGAGGGCCGGGGAGGCCCGAGGCGCAGCGGCCGCCACGGCAGCGGGGTCATCCCACTGGGCCACGTCGGGTGCCCGGGCCAGGAGGGAGGTTCGCTGGTGCAGAAGGGGGTGCCAGCCCCACGCCACGCTTCGGAGGTTGGTGTCACCCCCACGCGGTGACACCCGCCCCGTGGCCGCCCCTGAGCCGGGTGGGTGATGGCTGTTGGGGGATGTCGTGGGGGGTTCAGCTCCGTCTCCCCCCCCGCAGCCACCAGCCAGGAGCCCGTCAGCATGGCGGGGAGGTGTGACACCATCTACAAGGGCTTCGCCGCCTGCCTCATCACCCTGGGGGACAGCATGGCCCAGAGCGTCCGGCGGCAGCGGGACGAGGGCGCCGAGGAGGCGCAGGAGCTCGACACCATCTGCGGGTGAGTGTCCCCGTCCCCGTGGGCGCTGCCACCAGCGGTCCCCTGGGCTGGTGGTCCCCAGCGGTGGCTGGGTGACCTCCCACCAGTGTGtcccccccaaaatcctgcCCACGTCCCCAGGTCCTGGGACGACTTCCACGCCTGCGCCAGCGAGGTGCTGTCGAGCTGCCCCGAGGAAGCGGCCGCCATCTGGGAATCGCTGCGCCGGGAATCCCGCAAGATCCAGTTCCAGGGGAACCTGCAGGAGCTGTGCAGCGCCCGGGGCCGCCTGGCCAGCACCCGCCGCTCGCCGCCCGCCGAGACCAACCAGGCCACGCTGCGGGGCACGGCCACCCCACTGCGCCCCCGgctcctggccctgctggcCCTGCCGCTGCTCCTGCCCCGGCTCTAGCCCTGCCTGGCCGGTGCCCCGCATCGGTCCCCCGGTGCTGGCCGGGCACTGGCGCCCGCGGTCCCTCGCGGGCACGGGCCTCTCCTGGAGCCCTTCAGATggatttatatttatattaaaagacGCTTTTACACTTCTCCCATCTCTCTGCCGTGGGGTGCCCCTCGTGTCCTTCCCGAGCGCTGGGTCTGCtctgggggctggaggggagatgCTCCCTGGACCAGATGCTCCCCAGACCAGCACCCTGCGAGGGacaccggggcggggggctctgTGGCTCTGtccccctccagcagatcaCCTCCCAGGCAGCACATGCGACCCCAACAGCCCCCGGGAGGGCCGTACCAGGGATCCCCACCACCCTGCCAGCTGCTTTTCAGGGCTAGACATAAAGGATATTCCCTTTAGAGATGGATCAgatggtttctttattttaaagggcACCTTAGGACAACACAGGgcacatgtttcttttttcGGCAGCCGATAGCTTGTCCTCTGACGGGCAACTCTGGCAGCATCAGAcaattttgtgaaagaaatcCCATTTTCCATCCCTTTTGTTTTGGTCCTGCTGTATTTGGCCCTGTTAAGGGTCACCAAGGACACTGGGGTTTGCAGGGAGAAgaggttttggtttgggtttttttagccaAGAAGATATAGTTGAAAAAAGCCATGAGGAGCGAGTTGCTGCGGTGTCTTTGATTCCCCGGGGTGACTTCAAATCCTCCCCGGTCACGGGGACGCGGTTGTGGGTTGGGTCCAGGGAAGCGTTTGCACCCTGGCCCGTGTCTGAAAGTCTTCGGTGTGTGAGCGAGAAGCTTAATTATCGCTGTCTTCATCAAACTGGGGAAAATTAGTGCTCGTGTCGTTGCAAAAACCTCTTCCTGTGAGGTCCAGTCGCCTCAACGTGTGATCCCCGACCGCTGGGATGTCACCCCggctgccccggggccgggACGTGCCACCGGGGTGGTTGTGGCACGGTGCATCCCGGGGGGCTGAGCGATCGCTGCCCGTCCCTCGGCTTTGCGGGGGGACCCCGAATTTATGTCCTGCTGTTTATTGGGGACACAAAACATCgcgtggggaggagaggggacgGGCtgtgggggggacagggacaggtcCCCCATGGGACACCAGTGCATGTCACCACATGTGTTCTGCACCCTTGGCTATGTCACCACGTGTCCCACACACCAGCGCATGTCACCACACATCCCGCACCCTTGGCTATGTCACCACGTGTCCCGCACACCAGCGCATGTCACCACACGTGTCCCACACCCTTGGCTATGTCACCACGCATGTCCTGCAGCTGGAAGGTGTCCCCATACGTGACATCAGAACACATCACCGCACTGATGAGGAGCCGGGGCTGGGATTTGGGGATGCCAGGCCAGGACGAGCCTGTGGGTCACCACCGCTTGATACACCCCGTGGTGCAAGAGTCCATAGCAGAGCACTGCCCTAAACCTGCTGTCACCGTGTCACCCCTAGTCCTCCTTCAAGGCCGAGAGCGGCAGCGTGACCAGGATGGGCACACAGACCCCCGGGAGGGCTCTCCGGGCGCTCCGACACTGGGACAAGCAGCCGGCGTCTGTCCCCCGTTGGGTTCAAGGGTTTGTGGCAAGGGTTTGGGACAGCCCTGCGGCCGTGTCCCGCTGTGGGAAGGGACAAGGTCCTCGTCCCTGCCCCCAGAGCCAACAGCTGGCTCCCCACACGCTGGCCAGCATCTTAAAGCCACCCAGGCTGACCCCAGTGGCTGGAGGGGGGTGACGGGGAGCAGTGGCTCCCGGCGCCTCGGAGCACCCGGCGTGCTGTGAAAACCCCTCGCTCCGGTTATGAAACCCGGCGACCTACTTTACACTCCCGGCTTTTGTTCTTAATTCCCAGATATGGCCGCTCTCCAGATTTTGCCCATCAAGGCAAATTAATTGGAGTAGATCCTAATTTGCTCTCTGCTATTCTTTGGGCAGAAGATTAAATGCTCTGCAGACATtatctccctctctcttctctacGAGACAAACCTgaattattaacaaaaaaataaaaaacccaagaaaaggGGATAAAGGAAGAGCCGAGTCAGGTTGAGTCGGTGTTTGAATTCCCTTTCTGTAAGCGCAGAAGGAGCTGGGGAGGCCACCAGCTCCCCGGGCAGGTGGAACCGGCTGGTGACACTACCAGGCAGCTGTGTGAGCACGATGGCACACATGGCACGGTGACACGAGAGCCAACCTCCCGGCCACGCTATGGTTGAATCCTCCTTGCCTTTGCCCAGGGAAATTCCTGCCGGCGAAGGGGTGCAGGGACGCACCTGGGTTTCTCCAACGGGATGGGCTGAAGCTGCGCTGGGGCCACCAGTGGAGGTGGGATGGCTCCTTGTCCTCCCAcggtccccagtgccaccatcCCAACCCAGCGTGCCCACAGAGGAGTGCACCCAGGCACCAGCCTTGCCAGGCAGAGCTGACCCCAGCGTCGCTGGCACCCCAGCGCGCCCGCGGGGAGAGGGAGCGTCGGGAGCCGTGCGTGGCCTGGAGGACGCTATGGCGCAGGGCTGGCCTCTGCCCGAGCTCGCGCAGGGATTTCTGCTGAGCCAAATGTCCATCTTCCCATAAGGAAACACCAAAAGGCAACCTCAATCCCCGCGGATCGGACGCAGCGGGAACGGCTGAGCCGGAGTCACCTCTGCCGCTGGGACCGCGCTCAGCACCCAGCCTGGCACCCTGTCTGTGCTCagctttggggctttttttctccacagaggCATATGGAAagttggatttcttttttaagcagctTTAACTGAACATCCTCTCCCTCCGACCTCTGCTCAGCCTCGCCGAGACAACCTTGAGCTCTGGCCCGGCGTGGCCGCTGAGGCACAGGCTCACCCCACGTGGGGCTGGGATGTGGCTCAGGGGAAATCCAGGTTTCCCACTTCATCGCACGTCTGTTTGATGGCAGATGAGGGACCCTGTTCTCAGGGTCGGGGCAATGCcgagcacaaacacaggctgggcggagaatggattgagagcagccctgaggagaaggacttgggggtgatgggtgacgagaagctcaccatgagccggcaacgtgcgctggcagcccagaaagccacccgtgtcctgggctgcatccccagcagcgtggccagcagggcgagggaggggattctgcccctctgctccgctctcgtgagaccccccctgcagtgctgcgtccagctctggggccccaacatcagaaggacacggagctgttggagcgagtccagaggaggccacgaagatgctcagagggctggagcccctctgctctggagacaggctgagagagctggggctgttcagcctggagaagagaaggctccagggagaccttctagcaccttccagtgcctgaaggggctacaggaaagctggagaggggcttttgacaagggcatggagtgacaggacgagggggaacggttttaaactgaaagaggggagattgagatgagatgtgaggaagaaattctttgctgtgagggtggtgagagcctggcccaggttgcccagagaagctgtggctgccccctccctggcagtgttcaaggccaggctggatggggcttggagcaacctggtctggtggaaggtgtccctgcccgtggcagggggttgggactagatgggctttaaggtcccttccaacccaaaccagtctgtgtttccttttctgccttcctatggcccagcacagcaggaagCTCTGGGCTCCTCAAATTGCCCCGTGCCCTGGACATGCAGCAATGTCCCAggaagggtgggggggacgCTGGAGGTGGTGCTGGCCGTTTCCATCACTCCGTAGGAACTTACAGCTCGTTGTGCCCAGTGAGATGCCAGATTCGGATGGCAGCACTGCAGGCAGGTGTCGGATGCAGAGGGAGCTCCGGAGGTCTGTCATCCACGCTCAAGGCTGTCTCCGGGGGGGTTGTGTGTCTCCAAGGAGGGAGGATTCTCCATCTCTCTGGGTACCCGGCATCACCCCGGTGGTCCTAGCCTGCCTTTAGCAGCTTCCACAGGAGAAGCCATGAAGAAGCCGCTCATGGGAGATGCAAAACCCTAAGGGGAACCCATCCTTGCAGGGGGATGGTGGTTCCCAGGAGGGAGCTTACCCTGGTCATGAAACATTTCTTGCTGGAGAAGGGACTCTAGATTGAATAACGGGTTTCAGGGGTCGACTGACGCTGACCCCAAACTCCAATCAGGAGCCCAAGCTGGCAGGCAGCGGATCACACAGGTGAGAGGACGGTCCCCCGAGATCCCTGCCCGCTCTCAAGCTCCGTCACAGGTTTCGCGCTTCCCGCAGACCTTCTGCAGCGAGCTACGGGTCCTTCCTGCCCTCGTCCCTGGGCGGTTTGCCAGGCGGATACGTTGGCTTTGTGCAGATGTCTGGTGTGACGTTCTCTTGGCTCTGGTGGGTCTCCGAGCACTATCACAGCATAAATAATACAAGAAAGATCCGCTCTGATTGAAGTTCTCAGAAGTCGGTGGGTTTGGCCCAAGAGTTCAATGAGTGTTGGCTCTTTGACGTTGTTGGGCTGACGATTAGCAGCGGTGATGGACCTGTAACTGCCTCATTTGGTGTTCCCAAGAGGAAACAAAGCTCTGAGGAAGTGACTAATGGAAGACTCAAAACCCTGAGGGAAACAGAATCCtggaatcccagaatcaatgaggttggaagagccctctgggatcatcaagtccaaccattgccctgacaccaccatggcaactagaccagggcactaagtgccatgtccagtcttctcttaaactcatccagagatggtgactccaccacgtccctgggcagccccttccaatgtctaatgacccttgctgagaagaaatgcttcctaatgtccaacctgaacctcccctggcaaagcttgaggctgtgtcctcttgtcctagcgctagttgcctgggagaagaggccaactcccactgcgctacaacctcccttcaggtagttgtagactgcactaaggtcacctctgagcctcctcttctccaggctaaacacccccagctccctcagccgttcctcgtaggtcaaaccctccagacccttccccagcttggtcgccctcctctggactcgctccaacccctcaacatcttccttgaagtgcggggcccagaactggacacaggattcaaggtgagTGTCCCATCCTTGCAGAGCGGTTATCGCTGTCCGAGCAGTTGTGGCCAAGGAGAGGCAGCCCAATGCTGTACGCTCATCCGTAGCAGCCGGGCTGACGAAGAGAGGTGCACGCTTTTCAGTTTGCTGGTGGCACCAAGCTGGGATGACCTTGAGAAACAGCCTAAAATAACAGGATCGACTTTAACGGGGACACGTGTAAGGTTTTACACGTCGGGCACAGGCTAAGCCACCTCCCAGGGACAGTGCAGGGGACATGTGGTTGTGGAAACAtctccagaaagaaaatgaggggGGTTATAGGGCTGAAAATGTACCAGCAGCGCGCTTGCTGTGTGGGAAAACAAGAACAGGCTCATTTCCCGTGAGGAAACTCACCGGATCTGCCGAGTCCAGCTCAAGCAGCCCCTCCTCAGAGCTGTCACACACTTCTGTACCTTATCTGGAATCACATGGAAAAGCAGCTGATGACAAAAGCATGTATCAGCAGGTGTAACTTTTATTACGATATGGCTTACCAAGCATTTTAAACAGATGAAGAGACCAggagtattaaaataaaaccagctatttttaaaagcatggtAGGAGTGTGAAAATAGCCCCTCTCCGCCCGAACCGTGTGGGGAATGACGTGACAGCCAGGCTGGAAAACAAGCCCGACAGCGTGGCGTTTGTGTCTTCCCCAGAGAAAGAAGTGCCATCAGCATCTCTGCGAGGTGTCATCCCTCGAGAAGGTGTCATCCCTCGCCCCGCTGCTTTCAGGTCCATCTAGGGCTGAAACACGGAGTGTTTGGTTTAAGGATGGGGAAAGGGTATGAGGAAGAAAGTCCCCCAGCAGTTACCAAGCagctttgtgggttttgtggCACTTAGTAgccaggggaaaagaaaggagaaaggaatgtGCCTCGTTATTCTGTTGAGCACAAGAGCTAGCCCGCAGGGACCGGGTTTTCCTTGCCAAAGAAAAGGACCGATGCTTCCAGGCAATTTTCTTGTAAAGAGAGTGTGTTTCCAGAGTCCCGTAGCCCAGCGGGGAGCCCTCGGGGCCGCGCTGGGAGCAGCTCTCCCAGGCGCTGCTGGGGATCCGTTTGGGCTGGGTTTGGCTCCGAAAAGGAGGTGAGGAGTTGTCCATCCTCAGGCAGCGGGTCACCATGGCCGCCTCACAGAGGCAGgagtgtggggagggggaataCCACGTCTGTTGGGTGGGGGGCCTCCTCCTCAGcttgtggggctgggagggggtcCTGGGACCTATAGGGCTGAGGAGGGTCTTGGAGcacatggggctggggggggtcccagggcccATAGGGTGAGGGAGTCCCAGGACACTATAGAGCTGAGGGGGGTCCCGAGGCCTGTGGGGGCTCCTGGggcccatggggctgggggggtcctgggacCCACAGGGCTGAGGAGAGTCCTGGAGCCCATGGGGCTGGGGTCGTCCCAAAGCACTGTGGGGTGAGGGAGGTCCCAGGGCCTCTGAGTGCTCCTGGAGCCCATGGGGCTGAGGGGGGCTCCTGGGGtgtgtggggctgaggggggccTGGCCCTGCGGGTCTGAAGGGGGACAGGGCCCATAGAGCTGAGGGGGGTCCCGGGGCcagcggggctgaggggggatCCCAAAGCCTGCAAAGGGTCCCGGGGCCCATAGACCTGAGCGGATCCCAGACCCCATGGGACTGAGGGGGGTCCCGGGGCCTGTGGGGGGGTTCGGGGCCTGTGGGGGCTCCCGGGGCccgcggggctgaggggggtcCGGACGCAGGGAGGACCCCGGGGCGCGTGTTCCCGGCGGCCCCGGCAGGGGGCGGTAGAGCGCGGGAGGGCGGAACAgcgccccctccccaccccgccgcggccccgcccacCACCGACTCCTCCACCAATCGCCGCGCGCGGTgtccccgccccgctccgccccgcctCGGGCGTCCCCGGCGCTCGCGGATGACGTCAGGAGGCGGCGCCGCGCCGCGGGCCGGAGCGGGCCCAGGTGAGTGCGGGACTGGCCGCGCCCGGGGCCGCCCGCTCCGCCCCGGCCTGGGtgggcagccccggccctggccttcccccccttctcctccctcccggGGCCTGGGCGGCTCGGCCCCGCGGCGCGGCAGCGGTGCGGCCCGGGAGGGCGCGGGCACGGCGGGCCCCGGCGCCtcagcgctgctgctgctgcccgcgGCGCTGGGCCGCGGGTACGGGCGGGCCGGGAGGGGAACCCCGAGCGCCTCGCGGAGCGTCCCCTCAGCGGGCCGGGCGCGGTGCTTCCTGGGCCTGGGGCCGAGCCTGCCGCGGGACAAGctgccggcccggccccgggtCCCCTCCCTGCAGAGGGTGGGCGAGAAGCGGTTCGGGCTGAGTGACAAAGGGATGGGAGTTTTGGAAATCCCGGTTGGTTTGACCGGTTCTGGCCTGTCACCGGCTCCGGCCCAGCTGCCTGccgtgctgcagcagccccgggTTTCCCCTCAGGAGCCCACCGAAGGCTCACGCCGCCAGCCAGGCGGCTGGTAACAGCAGCTTTATGTCAGGTAATAAGTTACACTTTAAAATTTGTTAGTAAAGCTAAAGGTAAGGTGCTTTCaggccttttttcccccattatgCTGTGTTGGCATAGGTGTGCTTTGAAGGTTGCTGTGTATGAGCATTGCTTGTCCAGTTAAGAGCTGGTAGCTTCAAATTTTCCTTACTGGCGTCTCCTAGAAAAGCGAAATTAAATAGCTTCAAGTCATGAGGCTTTTAATTGGTGGTGGAAGGCTGGCTAGGCCTTGGGTGGGTCAGTCAGGTGGCTGAGGCTCCGTACCCACGGGGACACCCTCCGGTATGAAACCATTCAGGCCCTGATTTATTTCAGAGAGGTGGAGGACGCTTCTGAATCGGCAGGAGCTGAGGTGTTCCCCGGCAGAGCCGTGGCACGCAACGTGCGGGTTGTCCAAGGAGAGAAGCACGTAGAGATTGAAGCATAAACCCAGTGTTCCTTCTCACCGCTCACAGCTGCAGCTCAGGCGTGCTGTCCTCTCTCCAACAGTGTGGCACCTGCTGAGTGTGGGATTTCCTGCTCGGAGGGGGCTTGTAACGCTTCATTTCTCTGATGCCTCCATTCCTTCTCCCAAACTCTTGGTGATTTTTACACAGGAGCGTTTCCATCTGCTCTGACGTGGCGTTAAGTGTTTCGTTGCTGGCCGTGGTGTGCGGCTCTGGGGTTCTGCAGGCTTCACTGGGACCCTTACGCGTATGAGGAAGAGTCACTGACATACTGGTAGTCGGTGCCTGACCTCAGTTAATGTTATTAGTAGATTTATACACAACGTTTTCAAGCTCAGCATTCGATC
It encodes the following:
- the NRN1L gene encoding neuritin-like protein — its product is MGCGCRRLLGVVCPLLLLHLATSQEPVSMAGRCDTIYKGFAACLITLGDSMAQSVRRQRDEGAEEAQELDTICGSWDDFHACASEVLSSCPEEAAAIWESLRRESRKIQFQGNLQELCSARGRLASTRRSPPAETNQATLRGTATPLRPRLLALLALPLLLPRL